In Tripterygium wilfordii isolate XIE 37 chromosome 23, ASM1340144v1, whole genome shotgun sequence, one genomic interval encodes:
- the LOC119993356 gene encoding uncharacterized protein LOC119993356: protein MASSTDPSQGSKPDEIFTIKEIVDIISSSLTALRSSLPVNNGSNTISADNNNIASDSDSQLLEKVCNDLNYMKYAYENLKEYEKEVSKPILTLKRNLDSILESKEIDHKKINRILKDIGNLNSQIPPARKVTSSRVGAHQYLQSSDRSGTRRVPNLHFDEAFRSSPSYEELERLFETLTIEEKLCLLCFAVFPENALVKRRFLMYWWVGERLLDHPVEQRADEVLQVLMRKGFIEPVNKKRELIINSFRMQPLVRSAVIMLAKKNMFFDYDPNGNPTADSSTCDKACWVKLADGTSGNPLVNGESSRNIWGSGSIKNPEVLQTLFNVNEPYPDIPSELFSKMKELSVLCLGRWEKLDVKKTTEQHIEVESTEFLKGLINMRNLRLLSLQGVSRLEKFPSSSSKFPRLVSSNAKLSNLRILDLRACQSLEVLPDWLQFLTNLTHLDISECVLLNRMPKALVSLLKLEVLKGFVISDEKKENACSLADLAKLKKLRKLSIYVYKDFSIEQGFDALQNLEELKTLSIAWGAENTSKQSKPSTIQSVKNPANKEEKKHKVSGAVKKRPEMKDTEQPETGDGKKQKARSSEIHEHKKEQENVAAEQHPSDTEATNAETDVGKKQKGSGDVKKKVAILETKEGEGQVAKSPETRDDEKGRQNIAPTEQNARNSKSTDEKAEQDGGAAKPKTINSETRDVKMQQGSRPPPPARLGSMTKRPTLLKLETMRRVVGLAGPKESEEPTIVLPKTLEKLDLRCYPLKPKPSWLMPEHLNKLNKLCIRGGSLASIGEVQESEQDKWKVKILHLKYLEEMKMTWTQLQELFPHLEYLEKFKCPKITLCPCDGQGVWLKSEE from the coding sequence ATGGCTTCCTCCACAGATCCATCCCAAGGAAGCAAACCGGACGAAATCTTTACCATCAAAGAAATCGTTGACATTATATCCAGCTCGCTCACAGCTCTCAGGAGCTCTCTCCCTGTCAACAATGGCAGCAACACAATCAGCGCCGACAACAACAACATCGCCAGCGACTCCGACTCTCAATTATTGGAGAAGGTATGTAATGATCTCAATTACATGAAATACGCTTATGAGAATCTGAAAGAGTACGAGAAAGAGGTCAGCAAACCAATCCTGACTCTGAAACGCAATCTCGATAGCATCCTTGAAAGCAAGGAAATCGATCACAAAAAGATTAACCGAATTCTCAAAGATATAGGAAATTTGAACAGCCAGATTCCACCCGCTCGCAAAGTGACTTCCAGTAGAGTCGGAGCTCATCAGTACTTGCAATCTAGCGACAGATCTGGAACCCGAAGAGTTCCTAATTTACACTTCGATGAAGCTTTTCGCAGCAGCCCTAGTTACGAAGAGCTGGAGAGATTGTTTGAGACGCTCACGATTGAAGAGAAGCTGTGCTTGTTGTGCTTCGCTGTCTTCCCTGAAAATGCCCTTGTTAAGAGGAGGTTTTTGATGTATTGGTGGGTTGGGGAGCGTTTATTGGATCATCCGGTGGAGCAAAGGGCGGATGAAGTTCTTCAGGTGCTGATGAGAAAAGGGTTTATTGAGCCTGTTAACAAGAAGAGAGAGTTGATTATAAACAGCTTTAGAATGCAGCCTTTAGTGCGCTCTGCGGTGATTATGCTTGCGAAGAAAAATATGTTCTTCGATTATGACCCTAATGGGAATCCAACTGCAGATTCATCAACGTGTGACAAGGCATGCTGGGTAAAACTTGCAGATGGAACTTCAGGCAACCCATTAGTGAATGGAGAGTCTTCAAGGAATATTTGGGGAAGTGGGTCTATCAAAAACCCTGAAGTATTGCAGACATTGTTCAATGTCAATGAACCATACCCTGATATACCATCTGAGTTGTTTTCAAAGATGAAGGAGCTCAGTGTTCTCTGCCTAGGTAGGTGGGAGAAATTGGATGTCAAGAAGACAACAGAACAGCATATTGAAGTTGAAAGCACAGAGTTCTTAAAAGGGTTGATCAATATgagaaacttaagacttcttagCCTTCAAGGAGTCTCCAGACTCGAGAAATTCCCAAGTTCCAGTAGCAAGTTCCCCAGATTGGTTTCCTCAAATGCCAAGCTCTCTAACTTGAGAATTCTTGATCTAAGAGCCTGTCAAAGTTTAGAAGTTCTTCCAGATTGGCTACAGTTCCTTACAAATCTTACCCACCTGGATATATCCGAGTGTGTCTTGCTTAATCGCATGCCCAAGGCCTTGGTTTCCCTTTTGAAACTCGAAGTTCTTAAAGGGTTTGTGATCAGTgatgaaaaaaaggaaaacgcATGTAGCCTAGCGGATTTGGCTAAACTGAAGAAGCTAAGGAAACTCAGCATCTATGTATACAAGGACTTCTCAATTGAACAAGGATTTGATGCTCTTCAGAATTTGGAAGAGCTCAAGACTCTGTCAATAGCCTGGGGAGCAGAAAACACTTCAAAGCAAAGCAAGCCTTCAAcaatccaaagcgtcaaaaaTCCTgcgaacaaagaagaaaaaaagcacAAAGTGAGTGGTGCTGTAAAGAAGAGGCCAGAGATGAAAGATACAGAACAGCCAGAAACTGGAGATGGTAAGAAACAGAAGGCCAGAAGTTCAGAGATTCACGAACAtaagaaagaacaagaaaatgttGCTGCAGAACAGCATCCTTCGGATACAGAGGCCACAAATGCAGAAACTGATGTGGGCAAGAAACAAAAAGGGAGTGGTGATGTAAAGAAGAAGGTAGCAATTTTAGAGACAAAAGAGGGTGAAGGTCAAGTCGCCAAGAGTCCGGAGACAAGAGATGATGAGAAGGGGCGACAAAACATTGCTCCTACAGAACAGAATGCCAGGAATTCAAAGAGTACGGATGAAAAAGCAGAGCAAGATGGTGGTGCTGCGAAACCGAAGACCATAAATTCAGAAACAAgagatgtcaaaatgcaacaagGAAGTCGTCCTCCACCACCAGCAAGATTAGGCTCAATGACGAAAAGACCAACTCTATTAAAATTGGAAACCATGAGGAGGGTTGTTGGTTTAGCAGGACCAAAGGAAAGTGAAGAGCCAACAATTGTGCTTCCTAAAACTCTAGAGAAACTAGACTTGCGCTGTTACCCTCTGAAACCAAAACCCAGTTGGCTAATGCCTGAGCATCTGAATAAGCTAAACAAACTCTGCATCAGAGGAGGAAGCCTTGCAAGTATAGGTGAAGTTCAGGAAAGTGAACAGGATAAATGGAAGGTCAAGATCTTACATTTGAAGTATTTGGAAGAAATGAAGATGACCTGGACTCAATTGCAGGAATTGTTTCCCCATTTGGAGTACTTGGAGAAATTCAAATGTCCTAAGATCACCCTCTGCCCTTGCGATGGCCAAGGAGTGTGGCTGAAGTCTGAAGAATGA
- the LOC119992530 gene encoding 60S ribosomal protein L21-1 has translation MPAGHGVRARTRDLFSRPFRKKGYIPLTTYLRTYKIGDHVDVKVNGAIHKGMPHKFYHGRTGRVWNVTKRALGVEVNKQVGNRIIRKRIHVRVEHVQPSRCTEEFKLRKQKNDQLKAEAKARGEVISTKRQPEGPKPGFMVEGATLETVTPIPYDVVNDLKGGY, from the exons ATGCCGGCGGGTCACGGTGTGAGAGCGAGGACTAGGGATCTGTTCTCCAGGCCCTTCAGGAAGAAGGGGTATATACCTCTGACAACGTACCTGAGGACCTACAAGATTGGAGACCATGTTGATGTCAAGGTCAATGGAGCGATCCACAAGGGTATGCCCCATAAGTTCTATCATGGTCGCACTGGCCGCGTCTGGAATGTCACCAAGCGTGCCCTAGGTGTCGAGGTCAACAAACAG GTGGGTAACAGGATAATCAGAAAGAGAATCCATGTTCGTGTGGAGCACGTGCAGCCTTCAAGGTGCACGGAGGAATTTAAATTGAGGAAGCAGAAGAATGATCAGCTGAAAGCTGAGGCTAAGGCAAGAGGTGAGGTCATAAGCACAAAGAGACAGCCAGAGGGCCCTAAACCCGGTTTTATGGTGGAAGGTGCAACATTGGAAACTGTTACGCCCATTCCTTATGATGTTGTTAATGATCTCAAGGGTGGCTATTAG
- the LOC119993148 gene encoding uncharacterized protein LOC119993148: protein MVAIPESVQRLWDAWNIRGVILVSLFLQTTLVLCAPVRKRSVHKFVVALLWSAYLLADWAASFAVGLISSSKGNSSSSSASPENEALLAFWAPFLLLHLGGPDTITAFSLEDNELWLRHLLGLVTQAVATGYVFIQTVPGENNVWIPTILMFVAGIIKYAERSRALFLASLDQFRDSMIKDPDAGPNYAKLMEEYASKKEAKLPTQIIMIPEPDKDAKAARIEVKKGELSDLEVVQYAYDYFNIFKGLIVDLIFSFKERDESRKFFDERTPEDAFQMIEVELNFIYGVLYTKVQIVHSRLWSSLRTISFGAVVSALVIFHYRVKKRVFEDIDVKVTYTLLGGAIALDFIALFMAVFSDRTAGSLKKRDGKSDKGKSFLATLLRLPATLLTRFLKLKKTKWSKCETTFSGSRQALATSIFFRRWCGSVSGHSLIRYCLKGRPRRIYKVKHFSDHVTDAIFQILHIDKALFTKAVSDFFHKVIKSLTYLPFIGGVVRFIKTIIHLVGRGIKAVLDFIIEFLGLTDLVDEILYKSSEPLTKELWDFIFHEVKNKSKFADDPETAKRISSAKGDWVLQYSSSNEEYQNLIRYVTDVAYDQSILLWHIATDLCYQSDLQNNFKGYEDTHYLHLEFSKILSDYLVYLLVMQPTMMSAVAGIGKIRFRDTCAEAERFFRRRNFGPNDETDACKSILEINTDVSPIAVKGDRSKSVLFDASILAKELQKLKQEKWKLMSRVWVEILSYAAGHCVAKTHAEQVSRGGELITFVWLLMAHFGIGEQFQINEGHARAKLMVGK, encoded by the coding sequence ATGGTTGCCATCCCAGAAAGCGTCCAGAGGCTATGGGATGCATGGAATATCAGGGGAGTTATCCTAGTGAGTCTCTTCCTTCAGACAACATTGGTTTTGTGTGCTCCAGTTCGGAAACGGTCGGTGCACAAGTTTGTGGTCGCCTTGTTGTGGTCAGCATACCTACTTGCAGACTGGGCTGCAAGCTTTGCTGTTGGACTCATCTCCAGTAGCAAAGGCAACTCTTCAAGCTCCTCTGCATCTCCGGAAAATGAAGCACTTCTGGCATTCTGggctccttttcttttgttgcacCTTGGTGGTCCGGACACCATAACTGCTTTCTCTCTCGAGGATAATGAGCTCTGGCTTCGGCACTTACTTGGGCTTGTTACTCAGGCTGTTGCTACTGGATATGTTTTCATTCAAACGGTTCCCGGAGAAAACAATGTATGGATTCCAACAATCCTCATGTTTGTTGCTGGTATCATCAAGTATGCTGAGAGGTCCAGGGCATTGTTTCTCGCAAGCTTGGATCAATTCCGTGATTCCATGATCAAAGATCCCGACGCTGGGCCCAATTATGCCAAACTCATGGAGGAATATGCTTCAAAGAAAGAGGCAAAACTTCCAACGCAAATAATCATGATTCCGGAGCCTGATAAAGATGCCAAGGCTGCTCGTATTGAGGTAAAGAAAGGTGAACTAAGTGATCTTGAGGTGGTACAGTATGCTTATGACTATTTCAATATTTTCAAAGGGCTCATCGTTGATCTCATCTTCAGCTTTAAAGAGCGTGATGAGAGCCGGAAGTTTTTTGATGAGAGAACACCAGAGGATGCTTTCCAAATGATAGAGGTTGAACTAAATTTCATCTATGGAGTTCTCTATACCAAGGTCCAAATTGTGCATTCTAGGTTGTGGTCTTCCTTACGGACGATATCCTTTGGTGCAGTTGTGTCAGCCCTGGTAATCTTCCATTACCGAGTGAAGAAACGTGTTTTTGAGGATATTGATGTTAAAGTCACCTACACTTTGCTAGGGGGTGCCATAGCCCTGGATTTCATAGCCTTGTTCATGGCCGTATTCTCCGATCGGACAGCAGGTTCTCTCAAGAAGCGTGATGGAAAATCCGATAAGGGGAAATCATTCCTGGCTACCCTTCTCAGGCTTCCAGCTACTCTCCTCACTCGCTTTCTCAAGCTAAAGAAAACAAAGTGGAGCAAGTGTGAAACAACTTTTTCAGGTAGCCGTCAAGCATTGGCTACATCAATCTTCTTTCGCAGGTGGTGTGGATCTGTGTCAGGACATAGCTTGATAAGATATTGCCTTAAAGGACGTCCACGAAGGATCTACAAGGTCAAGCATTTTTCAGACCATGTAACTGATGCTATCTTTCAAATTTTGCACATTGATAAAGCTCTCTTCACCAAAGCAGTGAGTGATTTTTTTCATAAAGTCATCAAATCACTCACTTATTTGCCTTTTATCGGCGGTGTTGTTCGCTTCATCAAAACAATCATTCACCTTGTTGGAAGGGGAATCAAAGCAGTTCTTGATTTCATCATCGAATTTTTAGGCCTCACAGATTTGGTTGATGAGATATTATACAAGTCTAGCGAGCCATTGACTAAAGAATTATGGGACTTTATATTCCACGAAGTGAAAAATAAATCCAAGTTTGCGGATGATCCAGAAACCGCCAAGAGGATAAGCTCTGCCAAGGGTGATTGGGTTCTGCAGTATAGCAGTTCAAATGAAGAATACCAAAATCTAATCCGTTATGTTACTGATGTTGCTTATGATCAGAGCATCCTGCTGTGGCACATTGCCACTGATCTCTGCTACCAATCCGATCTCCAGAACAACTTTAAAGGATACGAGGACACCCATTACCTTCATCTAGAATTCAGTAAGATTCTCTCGGATTACTTAGTTTATCTTTTAGTCATGCAACCGACCATGATGTCTGCAGTAGCTGGTATTGGGAAGATAAGATTTCGTGATACTTGTGCCGAGGCTGAAAGATTTTTCAGGAGAAGGAATTTTGGACCAAACGACGAAACAGATGCCTGCAAAAGCATTCTTGAGATCAATACAGATGTATCGCCTATTGCTGTGAAAGGAGATAGAAGCAAATCTGTGTTGTTTGATGCAAGCATCCTGGCCAAAGAGCTGCAAAAACTGAAGCAGGAGAAATGGAAGTTGATGAGCCGAGTGTGGGTGGAGATACTTTCCTACGCTGCAGGTCACTGCGTTGCAAAAACGCATGCTGAACAAGTAAGTAGAGGCGGGGAGCTTATAACATTTGTTTGGTTATTGATGGCTCATTTTGGGATTGGAGAACAGTTCCAAATCAATGAAGGCCATGCAAGAGCAAAGCTGATGGTTGGCAAGTAG
- the LOC119993823 gene encoding MOB kinase activator-like 1A gives MSLFGLGRNQRTFRPKKSAPSGSKGAQLRKHIDATLGSGNLREAVRLPPGEDLNEWLAVNTVDFFNQVNLLHGTLTEFCTPETCPTMTAGPKYEYRWADGVQIKKPIEVSAPKYVEYLMDWIESQLDDESIFPQRLGAPFPPNFKEVVKTIFKRLFRVYAHIYHSHFQKIVSLKEEAHLNTCFKHFILFTCEFGLIDKKELAPLQELVESIVIPY, from the exons ATGAGTCTCTTCGGACTTGGCAG AAACCAAAGGACATTCCGGCCAAAGAAGAGTGCACCCTCAGGGAGTAAG GGTGCGCAGCTTAGAAAGCATATTGATGCCACCCTAGGTAGTGGAAACCTGAGGGAAGCAGTAAGACTTCCTCCCGGAGAGGACTTAAATGAGTGGCTCGCTGTCAACA CTGTGGATTTCTTCAATCAAGTGAATCTGCTCCATGGCACCCTAACAGAGTTCTGTACCCCTGAGACTTGTCCAACAATGACCGCAGGCCCCAA GTATGAGTATAGATGGGCAGATGGTGtgcaaatcaagaaacctaTAGAGGTTTCTGCTCCAAAGTATGTTGAATATCTAATGGACTGGATTGAATCTCAGCTTGATGACGAATCCATATTTCCTCAAAGGCTAG GTGCGCCATTTCCTCCCAACTTCAAGGAGGTTGTGAAGACAATCTTCAAAAGATTGTTTCGTGTATATGCCCACATTTACCATTCTCACTTTCAAAAAATTGTGAGCCTCAAAGAGGAAGCCCATCTGAACACATGCTTTAAACACTTCATACTTTTTACTTGT GAATTTGGGCTAATTGACAAAAAAGAGCTTGCGCCGCTTCAAGAGCTTGTGGAATCCATTGTTATTCCTTACTGA